In a single window of the Coffea eugenioides isolate CCC68of unplaced genomic scaffold, Ceug_1.0 ScVebR1_1398;HRSCAF=2240, whole genome shotgun sequence genome:
- the LOC113755292 gene encoding histone H3.2, with amino-acid sequence MARTKQTARKSTGGKAPRKQLATKAARKSAPATGGVKKPHRFRPGTVALREIRKYQKSTELLIRKLPFQRLVREIAQDFKTDLRFQSSAVAALQEAAEAYLVGLFEDTNLCAIHAKRVTIMPKDIQLARRIRGERA; translated from the coding sequence ATGGCGCGTACCAAGCAGACTGCTAGGAAGTCCACCGGAGGAAAGGCCCCAAGGAAGCAGCTAGCCACCAAGGCGGCAAGGAAATCAGCTCCGGCAACTGGAGGAGTGAAGAAACCCCATCGTTTCCGTCCAGGAACGGTGGCGCTGAGAGAAATCAGGAAGTACCAGAAGAGTACCGAGCTGTTGATCCGCAAGCTCCCATTTCAGAGGCTGGTGAGGGAAATTGCTCAGGATTTCAAGACTGATCTCCGTTTCCAGAGCAGTGCTGTGGCAGCGTTGCAGGAGGCTGCGGAGGCGTACCTTGTTGGACTGTTTGAGGACACAAATCTGTGCGCCATTCACGCCAAGAGGGTCACAATTATGCCCAAGGATATCCAGCTTGCTAGGAGGATTAGGGGTGAGAGGGCTTAG